From Canis lupus familiaris isolate Mischka breed German Shepherd chromosome 16, alternate assembly UU_Cfam_GSD_1.0, whole genome shotgun sequence:
CCAGTAGTCTTTGGGGCTCATTCTGAGCCATCTGTGGGTTACTGCATCATGATTAACGGGCTCAGGAGACCAATCTTTGGACAATACAAAACATCACAGCAGCACCTGACTGGTCAGCTGGGGATGATCTTTTTGATTCCATGTTAAGCAAGGACGTATAAGACACAgggcaaaggaaagggagagaaaggtgaGAGCAGCAGAGGAACCAGAGATGACGAATTCTGTGGTTTTCGTGTGTGTGCAAACTACCAGAGATCTTGTCAAAAATGTAGATTCTAATTCCCccgatctgggatccctgggtggctcagaggtttggtgcctgccttcagcccagggcatgatcctggagttccgggatcgagtcccgcattgggctccctgcatggagcctgcttctccccctgcctgtgtctctgcctctctttttgtgtctctcatgaataaataaataaaatcttttaaaaaatacattaaaaaaaataattcccctGATCTGAGTTGGGTCTCTTGGGTCACACCTTAGCGAGGTATGAAACACAGTGGGAGTGGGGAAGAGCCAAGGCTCAGGGGCCAGATCCACTGGGCCCTCCCCTTTCTAGCTGTGGGACTACAATGTGAGTGATTGGTCCTCCCATGGTATCTCCAGGTTAGGCTTGGCCTACGAGAAAAAGCCATGTGTAGCATACAGGACTGCATCCAAATGCCAGCCACCACCACAGTGAGCCTATTCAGTACATGAAGTTGAAGGGGACAAGTTCCATCTGTCCAGTTGCAAAGGGAAGATAAAGGACTTTGGGCTTGTTCACTGAATGCAACCActtcaccccatcccctcacagCTTAGGAGAGACTCTGTGAGTCATACATCCACAGGATAGAGCAGAGGccaaatgagagagaaaaagcaagtgtGATCAGATGTTAAGTGGTGAATCTAGGTGAAGGATATATAAGTGGTCATTGTACTTTCTTGCATTTTTTCCTGtgagtttgagatttttttcaacataaagtttgggaagggatgcctgggtggctcagcagttgagtgtctaccttcagctcagctcatggtccccgagtcccgggatcaagtcccacattggcctccctgcgaggagcccatttctccctctgcctctctgtttctcatgaagaagtaaataaaatattttttaaaaatcaaaaaaaatattaaaagtttggGAAAAAGAAGAGTCTCAAATATTCCTAATTGTTCTGAACTTAGGAAGGAGAAAAcattagaggaaaataaaaacatccaaTAGATCCCAGATTATTGAGAAGCCTTCCATTTTGTATCTTGTAGGGTAAGATCCATGTAGCCCCCGTGCCCAACACAGGACAAAAATGGTATTTTGCCAGGAATGGCATCACAAAACTAGGGCCTGAAAGAGTTAACACACAGCTGATCGGGGATTTGAATCCTGATCCCAAGTCCTACAAGAGCTCATTACCAGTCAGAACTTTGCACATTACAAAGCACCGTCACAGGTTGCTCGTGGGGCACACTCAGAAGGCagtatttaaaaagtatgaaTAAGTATGATTCTACCCCGTAGCCCTAAAAAGTGTCGATACCCTTGCCCCCCATCACACCTCCCCTTTTCAAATCACCACAGCACATGGGAGCAGCTCACTCTTTATTAATGGAAGGCCCTGGGTCACTTGGAGCTGGTGTACTTGGTGACGGCCTTGGTGCCCTCAGATACAGCATGCTTGGCCAGCTCTCCGGGCAGCAGCAGACGCACCGCTGTCTGGACCTCCCGGGATGTCAGTGTGGTCCGGCCCGAGTACTGGGCAAGCCGGGCAGCCTCGCCAGCCAGCCGTTCAAACACATCGTTCACAAATGAGTTCATGATGCTCATGGCCTTGGAAGAGATGCCGATGTCCGGGTGCACCTGGAGAAGCAGCGGGACCACTCTGTTAATGAGGTGGCACTGTCCGGTGCGGCAAGCCCCAGCTCTAAGTTCTGGCCTGCAGGAGGCTGCAAGGCTGCCTCAGCAGCCTCTTTCTAGAGGCCAAGACACAGAAATAGGGATTGGGTTTTTTTATTACTACATCCAGGTTAGAAGTGGTTTCCAACTGTAAACAGTGATGCTTTTAAGTTCCTTGTAAGCATCGAtctttgattttgcttttcttatctAGTGTATTTGGATAGCATTACTCCTAGAAAGGGACTCCGAGGGGTGAGGTTCCCGGAGGTGGGACTGCCACTGGGTCCAAGGGTTTATGCACTTAACCTGGCAGATTATTACCAAATTATTGTCCAGAGGACACACTCCTGTGACACAATCTCAGCACCAGACTGGGAGTCAGAACACCTGGGATCTGTGGCCGTACAGTGAATCACTGAATGAATTCAAATAAGGCACTTTCCCCTGGGCCTGGTGACAATCCTAACATGTCAGTGGGCAGATGTGAAGTGTTTCCCCATGAAGTGTTTCCCCGTGAAGTGGGAGAGGAAACTGCCAATGACACACATCAAGTCAGTGGTGGAGACAGAAGGAGAACTCGGGCTCTCCCTACAGCCTCTGGTTGTCACTGCCAGCAAGGGATCTGAGCCTACACCCCTTGTGCTGTCATCACATCTTTTtctcttggggtcctggggtgttAAGTTTCACAGTCCATGGGGAACTTGCTCAGCAGCATTCTGTTGCCAGGCTGACCCAGGGCCAACCCTCCCCTTCCAAGTTTTGAGCCTCAAGGTTAGGCTAAGCTGCAAGGCTTGCCagtgctcctcccacccccccacatGCTTCTGGACACTGGAGCCTGTCCCCTGCTGCTCGCTTTGGGCCAGTCTACAACAGTGCTGGTCCTGCCCCCAACCTGACCCTACAAGAGCGTTCCTAGAGACCCAGGTTGTCAGGTCACTGGCACTGGTGATGGGATTCAGACCGGAGACAGGCTTCATGTGTAAGGATCTACTCTAACAAAAAGATAAAGCTCAGGCCAGGGGCAGACTCAGGCCACACAACATAGCTGTTCTGCTGGCCCCTGGCCCTGGTTCTGCTGAGTGGGGCAGAGGCTTTGAGGTCAGAGTGCCTTGTGTCCTTGACACACTGTTGTTGGGTACCCACTGATGCCCGAAAATATTTGGCAGTGTGCAAGTGCCGGGAGTAGGTACTTCTCGTGGGTGCTCTGGTAGGCTGCATGAGCAGAGAGCACCCACAGCACCTGTGGGTCAAGAGGTGGGACAAGCAGGCGGTACGTATGGGAGGGGCCACTTGATTGAGGGAGGGGGGTCCCTGCCCTCTGCTGCTACCAGGTCATGTGACTCAGCAATGCATGGAGCCTCTAGGCATCGTAGGTCCATCTGTAGAGTCGACCAATCCCCTTGCCCCTCAGTGAC
This genomic window contains:
- the H2BE1 gene encoding histone H2B type 2-E1; this translates as MGAEHGQQPQSGGRRGRGSGDKKSKKRSRRKETYSMYIYKVLKQVHPDIGISSKAMSIMNSFVNDVFERLAGEAARLAQYSGRTTLTSREVQTAVRLLLPGELAKHAVSEGTKAVTKYTSSK